ttagaAAGTAGTCTATTCTCCAATAGATAGAATAAGTACCTAACACTGCTAATACCCAACTAACTATCGACTTctcacattcaaaatttttttggttttcagaaattatatgtATACAAATATACAAGCaacaatgaccaaaaattggcatcactgcgtttcGAAATATTGACTTACTTGTTAGGTAGCTTGAAAATGACTCAACtataatgtgaaatattttaaaagaaaaaattttcaaaacaggaaCAGGAACTCATTCAAAATACAAGATTTGTGAATTTCCAATTCCAATCCCTCATTAGGACTCTAAAAGTGGTCTGGAATATTTAATGGGAATGGCTTATAATATGTAGATTTATGCGGAATCTTGACTAATACAAAACTAAGCCAtctttaggtataggtacttttgtaACTGGGccgtttttctaaaaaagattGGTAGGAGCTACagcgaaaaaaatcgaggtCACGTCCCCTTTTCGAGAATCCATACATCTCTCCTTTAGGAACACCTtcagaactaaatttttttcgagcaactttcaacttcaaataCACGCCTTTCctaattttgatcgaaatcctcttacatatttttttcagcatctaCCCTAATAATATGGTAAGTATATAAATGTACCAACCTTGTTTGAACCATTGCCGGAGTTTCGCGTTGGCCTTTTTACAGTTGAGAgatgttttttctgttttgcagATCGAGTAATCCGACCTTGATCGGCGTTTTCTTGATCTTTTGAGTATCCTGGTTGCGCCTCTGCGTTATAACGACTCTCTAACGACTTTTTTGAGGAAGGAATGGTAGAATTCGGAGATTGACTATCTTCGTCAGAATATTCCCGTTTCAAAGGtgtaactgaaaaataaaaaatggaattaaaaattggGAAGGTAACTAATGGTACATCTTCtttggagaaatgaaaaaaatcattcattttttatagaattttttttacctctcaatCTAAAAATATTCGTACTCTCATACACAGCAGGTGAGtagtcaaattcaaaaaataaaaaaggtaccgaaaaattaaatttaaaaaaaaatgaaatcacccGATGTACTCTTACTTTACACTCACCTTCTTCAAAATGTTGCTCAAGTGGATCCTCTGTACTGCAACGTCTGCTATTCGAATTTTCTGCAGAAGACGTAGTCAAAGAGTAACGATTATTTTTAGTCACATTTCTGCAAGTGTCTGCGTCcactactgaaaaaaattcacgtataAGCCCAACAGTGTTTCTTCTCATGACAGACAgcataataattctaaaatacataaggtgcaccgggggaagttggaattcggggtaagttagaaaactcgctctagcgcctagaggtttatatctggcgaagtgccactaaaggtgacttgagggtactacccctacttcatcacggcataaaaattttcgcgattcagtttcattttagatgtctttggttcaattgtattttgttgttgttttgaacttgttttgaatttgttctaaaatacagactttctatttcttagtttttcgcatatagtggacgaaccgtgcgtcctagtgaaaatctgatgagagtgatctcaaagagaattaaattctctacaattttggtgttatgcaatttttctaggacgctccatttgtgatctacacctctgcaaagtttagccccttctgacttcccccaattggggtaagtcaataccacctatagtaaaaggcctgagcgctgaatcgttatcaccttctgacgtcacCACTAGTAGATggctcgattgtgtttaccatttgaattttaacgtacatTTAAATGGCGAGTTCGTGAAAtagagtaaaactttcgttaaaaacgttattaaaatgatgacattttaattaatattcgttctaAAATGTGGTGTAGTGATGagatattgttgttttcaactactggtggtgttggattactttatttttgtacaaaagtgaatttttcgcgatctgtttgtgttgtgacATTGTGTGATTCGGATGTGTAGATATCTtgtgaagtgaataaaaatgaaaactgatgtgtactagtgcctgtgttttactggaataacatcgcagtgaaatgaatagtgaaccatataatctaaaatgcgttttaaatCTGCATTGTGAATACAACCATCCAACTACAATGGATGGATAAGGTTATCTAATCAAGAATCAAGAAACCATcaacatctcaaaccaattagatgattttagtgggattttgacaagattcgacgattatttaattatatttcaccagtgagtGTTGTATTATCCgccaaaaggtataattttgtcaagtttatgtataactttcatctttaatgttgaaaaacagtgttgtttataacctaatttcttcattatttttcattaaaatcattcctacatgatcataaattcattattcatgtagataaaatatgaaaaataaaattttcgcaggatttaattcgtttgagtgcatttttcattcaattctataGTGTATTATGATATGTTAGATACGTAAGTACTACCAAGTagcgatgacgtcacaaaacagcgctcaggccttttactataggtggtattgggtaagtcagaacagtttacattttattccactgaCCGAAATCTACTGCGTCAAtcacgctcaaattttcaccataggttaagaacccttatggaaacctacataataaatttgatccatattggttcattagaaggggagtaacagctggtcaaagttgaaattgcgaaaaatcgttctgacttgccccggtgcaccttacatatGATTTCTTACTCACCTCTTATGGAAAATTGTTTAAGGTTTGCCTTCGCACTATGAAGAAGGTCGGTAGATATTTCTTGGGGAGAAATTGTCGAATTTACAAAGTGATTATCTTCGGCAATCATTTCGGCTGGTTCATCGAGCATAACTGAAAATCCAGAAATACATACTTTTAGTTGGCAATTTTGCTTTAAAGTATCCCTTAGGATGTCCCTCACATTTTCCACAAACTAACGTAATTACCAACCTTCTTCGGTAAATGGTTCTGATTTTACTTCTATCTTAATCTCAGGGTTGTCGATCGATATTTCTACGGAAGGCATACTCGAATCCGTAGTGTAAACATCTTCGGCTTTAACGTGTTCGGCAGATTGTAGGAGCTCATCTGAAAAACATAGTTTACAGTTGTTTACTTCTCCAATCCCAACAATTAATGATtatgtaagtaaataaaaaaatttaaaaaaaaaacttcaggaTTATTAGATTATGTTCGGCACTACAAAAGTTGAATATGAAAATGGTAGAAAACTACAATAACATGAACCCCATAAATTGCCAGTTTTTGGAACAAAACTCATTCTAAGTACCTAGTGATATGTTCTGAACTAATACTAAATATCTATGTACTGACCTTTTACAAAACGTTGATCAGTTCGTGCCTCCTGTTTCACTTTTAGTTCTAACGTTGGAACACTATTGAAATAAAAGATATATTGTTTCAACAACAAATTAGAGAAAAATGTAGAAAGACGATGGTTCTTAAACGAGCTGACTTACTTTTCTTGATCAGACGGATAAGAATCATTTTCGATCTTACACAAGATATTATTTTGGAACTGGTTTGAGGTAACATGATCACTGGAAGTTCCAAGCATGCTCTGCTCGGATTTCTCTTCAGAAAAACCATCAAATAAATCCATATTGTTCACACGTGCGTTAGTAAAATTATTTAAGGAGGTTTCATTACAAACGTCGTTACTTTGTCGCGACATTTCTTTCTAAATTACAATACACCATTCATCGGATTCTTCGTTTAAAAAGTACCTGTTGCATGAAAAATACTAAACTTTGAAGTTAGCTGGGTTTTAGTTTATGGATAAATTTTTATCAGTACTTATCAGTAAATTTGTTATCAGTCGATTGTTGTtgttaagaaaatgaaaattatcatgTTTTGGCGTGTTACAGTTGGCAACATTGCAATCGATGtgttatggttacggttacaCTTACAGGTACGGTTCTGCACAAGAAATGGCTACGGGCATGgaataaagaaaaacaaaaatttaaatttaattacataattacctaaaaaacaaaatcgaatgAATAGAGAAACTAAAAAcgtgaaaacactgaaaacatgaactgagaaaaaaaattaattaaaaaataaaaatgaaaatctattgAAATAGTAAAAAGAAACTTGAGAGTTGAGATTgagaacttgaaattgaaaatgaaatgcaaTCACTTGTGAGTGTGACTTGTGGGAGAGATTTTTAGGTTTacgatttgaacggaaccgcgatttttggaaagaggaTACTTAGTCTAAAAcccctaaaaccaaattttcagctgcccaagttcatttttcaatttttggcgaatttttgaaaattcaacattgaCTGTTTTTGccttttggtgatttatgctttttttttgaaaagtacgcACTTGATctataaaaatggtcaaaataactCTCAAAagtaaaactaatattaattacctaaatccaaatttcaccattcccagccattctggagcctccagcgcaatttttcaatttctccagaaggcgtgaatatgaagttgggcagctaaaaatcgagttttgtatcatactcgacctgtttagcGAGtgtatctacatttgagccgattttggaagtgacatctcagcttttttcaaaattaaaaaatccaaaaaatcaaaagataaccgtttgtgaggaaatttttgaaatttgcgcgaatcgaagtattttttcaagaactaacccccggagtgCAAATCCTaacatttccagccgttttggagtgagagtgacacctcaaaaaaccactcttgagatgtcactctcaaaatcggctcaaatgtggataaactcgttgaacaggtcgagtataatacacaacacgatttttagctgcccaactgcatattcaagccttctggagcaaattcgaaattctggagaaattgaaaaatcgtgctggaggctccagaatggctggaaatcgtAAAATTCTGATTTGGGGGATTAGTTTCGAacaatacagcgattcgcgtgaatttcaaaaatttcctcacaaacagttaggtatcttttgatttttttggcttttttaattttgaaaaaagctggtcattGGTCAAataaaccactcttgaggtgtcactcccaaaatcggttcaaatgtagataaattcgttaaaccgGTCGAGtgtgcaaattcaaaattctggagaaattgaaaaatcgcgctggaggctccagatttgctggaatttgtgaaatttggatttagggggttagttacggacaaaatacagcgattcgcgtgaatttcaaaaatttcctcacaaacggttatcttttgattttttggatttttttttttgaaaaaagctggtcaaaaaaccacttttgaggtgtcactcaaaatcggctcaaatgtggataaactcgttaaacaggtcgagtagaatacacaactcgatttttagctgcccaactgcatattaacgccttctggagcaaattcaaaattctggagaaattgaaaaatcgcgctggaggctccagaatggctggaaacggtaaaatttggatttgggtaattaatatgagttttgggactcattttgaccatttttactgattaagtacgtatgtacttttaaaacaaaaagcataaatcgccaaaaacagtcaattttgaattttcaaaaattcgccaaaaatcgaaaaatgaacttgggcagctgaaaatttggttttgggggttttagactatgctctttccaaaaatcgcggtcccgttcaaatcggagtgtgataCCTCAAGAGGTTCATTTGTTAGTACTAtagtacaatttgaaaaaaagtttaaaattctgtACCACGTACTTACAACCGGGGCAATTTGCGACTGacatttaaattttacattttcggccattttggaaatcattgaagccccacagctccgtcaaaaaaaaatcgaaaaaatgtccggtttgcatCAATTGTCATAGTTTGATGACCTCtgcacatgatctgattttgaaaaaaaatcaaagaccaccctcgtgcaaaaatccgccaaattagcatggaatgaccccataAAATTTCACTAGATATACCTGACCctttattacctatattttttcgaTCCTGGTTACATGTCGGTGCTCACTAAAAGTCAAACAAACTATGACTTTTGAAGGAAGAGGTGAAGAAGAAAGGCGAGGGTTACGCCATGtcgcaaaaaatattttcctcgtTATTTGTGGAGGTAGGCTTTAAGGGGGGATAGAAATTAACGCgtaaacttcgaaaaatttgggtaaaattggCATTTTGCATTTCAACTATTTTGTCCAGAAGAtggcaaaaatccaaaaaaacgaGTCGACTATCAAGTTGTGAGATTCTGTAATTCACTCTAATTTGAATGCGATAAATTCATTACAttgatagaatttgaaaaaaattaaacgttaaACATACCatactgtattttttcatattccCATATAAATTGTAGCACAAGACGTCTGGTATCAATAAGTAAAGTATTTACACGCCAATCTCTAAGAATAAACTGAAGTTAGAAGTCAATAATGTTTgaagtcaagttttttcaaattgaaaaaaaaacacaaaacaaataTAGGTAAAACTTTGAATCTGTAGGTACACATTTAGATAGGTAGTAGCCAGtacaattattgaaatttaagtACACATATATATGATATGTGATCCGCTAGAGTGCTCTTACAGGTGAATTTCTTGCCGCAATGGGCACACTCAAAACGAGGACCTTCAGCATGGATACGTTCGTGCTTTGACCAACTTTGACTATACTTGAACTGTTggttgcatatgcggcatttgaagggTTTATCTTCACTATGCGTCTTTTGGTGCTGAGTTAGCTGATCTTTTTTAGCAAAACTTTTGCTACATATTTGACAAGAAAACGGTTTCTCACCGGAATGTAGTTTCAGGTGCGTAAAGAGATTACTTTTAGAGGATAGCTTTTTCCTGCATATGGAACactcaaaataaactttttccATATGCATGCGTTCGTGCGCCAATTTACCGTGATTGTGCTTGAATCGTACGTCGCAAATTCGGCATTTGTAACGTTTCTTTTTACTATATTTCAATTCATGTCTAATAAGATCACTTTTATAGGCGAACTGTTTGTCACAGACTCGGCAGTGAAACGGCTTCGTATGTTCTCGCTGCTGGTGTCTTGTCCAATCACGTTTGTTGATAAACATTGTACCACAAATATTGCAGCGGTAGGAGAACGAATTCCGAAtctgtacctttacctacaggAAAACAAGATCATATCGCAAAATTACAATTCGTTTTCTATTGAATAATTGTGTTGTCAACTAGTTATGCACcataaataccaaaatttaGCATACACAGAGTGCGTAAAAATACTGAGACACCCCCCttcccccccccaaaagttACATGTATAGTACAGTACATATTTCGATTATTCGCATTGAGCGATTGGTCGGTGCCTTGGTGTATTGAGATGATAACATGTCACCAATAGTATTCATCTATTTCACGTTTCCGACCGTAAGTATTGACTTTTTTGAGTTATCtaaattaaaaagttgtaatAGATAGATTATAAATGACCGCCAATATGTAATAGGTAGATGGGACTACTAGGATAGTGAATCCTTAACTAACTACCTTACTGGGGGAAATCACACACATACTATACTAGCCCTGTGGGTATGAGTGTGAATCATTTAGTGAGTCTATCGAACACAGAAATACACAATAAACGACATATAACATTTTACTGTGTACAAAACTTTATTCAAATGTAACCTTTCTCGTCCTATTTACATTTATCTTAACATATCGATCATATGTTACGATTATTATAAATATAGTATGGTTACACTGATTATAATTAACACCAATAAGAATTACTATTAATTACAGAAGATCATGACAATGACATATGGCATTGAAACCAGGAGTATACCTATTTTCGCTAGGTATGCTCCAGAAGATAGGAATTACATTGGTAGATTACATGCTTATGTATGCAATCTACGACAAAAGGCATCATCAGTAAATTAAGGTGTAATAATAATTTACTTAATGGAGGCACCACCATGTAAGTCTTTACTTACCGACTGCTGACCGTCTCACCATGTCTTCCCTAAAAGccgaccccaataatagtggctatACCATGGCTGCTGAACTAAACGAGGCTACCGATCATTGCGGCTATTACACTGAATTGTCAACCGAACCAGTTAGTGATACACACGATGCGGATCATCATCCCTTGCATTGCGAGGATTGGAACAGATTAAACCCAAAGTGTAATTGGGCAGAGTTgcataaaaaacgtttttttttttaaaaaaaaaacaaaaaaaacgtttttttttgttttaaacaaatgtTAAAAACGGTTCTATCGATTCgttgtttaaaacagtgtttaaaacatgtttaaaacacgttttaaacaaaattttgaattaataagcaaaatgagtaggtagttagtgttggcctgagaatattctcaatgcgcataatctgagaatattcgcgaatattctcaaatgcttggagaatattctctcaaaaaaataaaaatcatgacttttttcaaaaaatttaaagatttttcttcaatttccacAATTTACGAGTTTTACCACTACTTTTCTTTACAAATTACCAATTTTCCttgataatttgaaaccttttcatggaaagtttcctattatctctaaactaagcaaaatgtcctaattttttgaaaagaatctgcggaatatgcgcatattcttgcgcataatccgcagattcttttcaaaaaattagaaaattattgctTAGTTCAGAGATAATAGGGAAAaggttttggtaactttcaaattattaaggaaaattggaaatttataaagaaaagtagttgtaaaacttgtaaattgtggaaaattgtagaaaaatcttcaaattttttgaaaaaagtcctgatttttatttttttgagagaatattctccaagcgtttgagaatattcgcgaatattcgcgaatattctcagattatgcgcattgagaatattctcaggccaacactaggGGTAAAACGACAAATACAAattacaccttttttttttttttggtttgttggtTGTCTACTTTTAATGTGTTTAAGCCAATACACTATGCCTTAGGCTTTTAAGTATATTTGCTTCAGTACGACAACTGAATTTGAGCCATTCCCTGTCATGGCACCCCTGTCTGGGACCATTGAGGCCTGCTGGAGGAAAACTATAAAGAGTGTTTCGCGATTATGCTTCCAGTGCCTCCTTTCAAAGTCTGCATTGAGGAGGTTTTATTTGTACAGCTTGTTCGGCTGCCCACAGTTCCCTCACTGTTTGTTGTAGGTACTTTCGAGTTTCGATGAATGGGGTCATGAACATCTGGTAGATTCGTTGGTGTGATGTTTGATGGTCTTGCTGCCTGACTACGGTGACAAACAAGTATTATGTGGTCAACGCTCTCTGGTGCCTTGCTGCAGGAGCATGTTGGGGAGTCACATTTCTTCATGGTATGTAGATATTTGCGAAAGCAGCCATGGCCTGTCACAGCCTGTCCGAGCCAGAAGTCCAGTTCCTGTATTGGGAGAAGCCTGTGTACTGATGGAATGAGCCTCTTAGTCCAATTCCCATGTTGGTAAGATCTCCAGCGGGCTTGCCAGATATTCAGGGAGTGAGCTCTGTAACTTGTTCTAAGTTCTAAGCTGTTGCCCTCAAACTCGACTTGGTGCGGGTAGCTGCTTTTTGATAAGCCACAGAATGCTGCGTTCGATTAGGAATAAGATCTATAGGAGGGAATCCTGATATCACACCAGCAGATTCAACTCCAGTTGTGCGATACAACCTGCCAATGTTGGTAGCAAttcttcttcttattttttgcaGTGATCTGATATGTTGTGTGTCTCGTAGTTCCTGGTAAAACAGGCTTGAACAATACAACAGTGTTGTGACTACAGTACAGTAGTACATGATTCTCCTGGCCCATGAGGAGTATCCGTATAGATTTCGGCAAATAGTTACTACATCGAATTGACGAGACTCCTGCTACGGCCACTAACACGAATCAAGTGAAGCTGGGTTCTCGAGGATGTTAGCGCATAGCCACCATCCTCCAGCGACCTTCAAGAGTGACTTTCTCCTACTCCTACTCCCTAACAGACTAATTTACCACGTTACTGCGCACCTTTACGTCATGTGCTATTAATATCACAACGTAAAGGATCACTATTGGAATGACCACCTAAATGGTGAAGGCATATTGCACCATATCAAAGTcacacagaaaattttttggcttcaaaagtgCTGTCCCTGGAAAGGAAGACTCAAAaagaaccatttttgaaaaattgtggttttctCGCTATAGCCCCCcattcaacttgttttgagaaaagtggtccagttccaaaatgtagcatttgagattctgcatcgatccAAGCCAACCTCATTAAAATCTGAGACCACTTATAGTTTGTCATATGCCAATAGGAATGGCGATGTAAGTATCCCCAGTTGCCGTCGCAGATTACCttaacaacttttttcttaaaggggacatcttaagcaacattttaaagtaaacttgccaaaaaatggccttatcgggactcatcctttcaacaaaatttcattaaaatgaagtaggtaggtatgaaatttgaaattcatattctgtgaactaatttcaatacgctatgaagtacatacatagatcGCACGTAGATTTAAAGTATGTAGTTTTAGAGCCTCcgacgaatttttggaaattactgaagcctTAAGAAGAGATTCCAAagctcgaatttttcaaaaaaaaaaaaaaatatcaaagtgCTAAAAATCAATCATTATTTCTGCACTCTAATTTCATCATATCTTTGAATATTCGATATAATACCCTTCCTCCTCCATTTGtggtagaaagatgaaattcagacAGTTTCAATAtacgttttggagcctgcaaTGGCTTTTTATAAActcttgtttttcaaaaaatgccataaaatctgTCCGAATTGACTTTGTCACGCATTGTGCAGAATGAATTacgaatttccaacttcatttgctgaaattttgaagaaattttcaagtcttgaaaatctgctgaaggcttcaaaattgCTTAAGACGGATTGAAaccttttccaatcgatttatcAGCTCGAAAATAGGGAAtactccaaatttcagctttcaaggtcaatttggtggagtttttttccatttttggctgaaatttgattcttaaaaatttatcgaaaatcaaaattagcacttgaaattttggctggtgataaatttttccatACTCTATctatctagctttgtccagagagaaacaaaaattgtccaaaaaataatGAGTAAGCTCCAGAAAATTTGGGTGAAATTGGCATTTCGCCACTGTAATCTTTGAAAACTCAACTGATTCGTccagaaaatcgcaaaaattcaaaaaaacgaatcgatttgatTGAGAGATTTTGTAATTCACTCCGatttgattttggtaatttcatTAATCGATTgacattgaaaaagaaaaaaacgccaAACAAAAAATACCATCCTGTATTTTTTCCCATAGTAGAAGTACAAGTCGAATGTTGGACATTTAATACGCGCCAATatctaagaaaaaaaacaacgaaaatacAATTTAGATTTTAAACACATTTAGTTAGGTcatcaattattgaaatttaagtACACTTAGATGATATGTGCATGGCTAGGCAGTACTTATCGCGGAATTTGTTGCCGCAATGGGCACACTCAAAACGATGGCCCTCCACATGGGCTCTTTCGTGCCTCGTCCAATTGCAATTATGCTTGAATTTTTggttgcatatgcggcatttgaagggTTTCTCTTGACTATGCGTTTGTTGGTGCTGAGTAAGATAATGTTTGTGAGTAAAACTTTTGCTACACAATTTGCAAGAAAACGGTTTCACACCgagtatacctttacctacaggATAAAAGATCATATCGCAAATGTCACGTCttcttttgaataattgtgtTGTCAACTAGTTAGTAGTTATGCCCCATAAATACCAAAATGCAATGAAGTCCATAAAAAGTTTCATGTTTAATATTATGAACTCCGAAGAGGAGGCTCAAAGAAGaaccattttcaaagaaatgacGGATTTTTCGCTTTATCCACTACtcaacttgttttgagaaaattggtcccgtttcaaaatttagcatttgagattctgcgtcgatcgaAGACAATTCCACTAaaatcagtggcgtagccaggattttctcaaggagggggcaaaaccagatttttaggcatgaaaaatcgaaatgagggataattttctggaaatctattgtgatgtgtggtgattttatgaaaatgaaggcaaaattactgctcgagcgaagtgagagcgaaattttttagaaaaaatgggtccgaacAACGAAAAaccgtccatttttgcatgttttctttcaaatttttgctcgcaaggggggcatggcccccttcgccccccccttggctacgccattgactaaaatccaaggccactatAGTTCTTCATGCCAATAGGAATAGATGCATCCATCCTCCCACGCCATTATCGATGCTCTGAGACAACTTTTCTCTGAAAGTGTACATCTTATCTTAATTAATGGCCTGGCCTCGCTAACAAAATGATCGgtattttgattggcaggtcagccgaagtcacagattttgctttccaatattacattcacacaaaatttttggaactggaaAAATCTAAATCTGAAGAGCATGCTAAAATTGGCCACCTGCCAACATttcaattgcaaaattgtgtataggtacctatttttcgttttctgttGGATTTTTGAACAACATAATTGGGttagaaatgataaaaaaaatcaaaatgttgccaaattgaCCTGTCCCATTTTTGACTTGCCAAATGGAGCTTCCAGaagattttcaaacattaaaattttcacgaaattgtacatttggtaaaattttgtagaaattgcaagtttcaaaaacgtaCTGAAGTcaccaagaattttcaaaacgtcgctggaggcttcaaaatgacttaaactcgccagcagttgacttaataacgtgtttaaattggagtgAATGGTGAATTTCCAAtgtccaacttcatttgatgaaattttgtgaaaatttcaagtttcaaaaatctactagaggctccaaaactgctgaaAACAGTTGAACaccatttctaatcgatttgatcggtcgaaaataggatttattcaaaatttcagctttctaggtcaatgtGGCcgtggtaaaa
This region of Planococcus citri chromosome 5, ihPlaCitr1.1, whole genome shotgun sequence genomic DNA includes:
- the LOC135849110 gene encoding zinc finger protein 391-like isoform X3 — its product is MSRQSNDVCNETSLNNFTNARVNNMDLFDGFSEEKSEQSMLGTSSDHVTSNQFQNNILCKIENDSYPSDQENVPTLELKVKQEARTDQRFVKDELLQSAEHVKAEDVYTTDSSMPSVEISIDNPEIKIEVKSEPFTEEVMLDEPAEMIAEDNHFVNSTISPQEISTDLLHSAKANLKQFSIRVVDADTCRNVTKNNRYSLTTSSAENSNSRRCSTEDPLEQHFEEVTPLKREYSDEDSQSPNSTIPSSKKSLESRYNAEAQPGYSKDQENADQGRITRSAKQKKHLSTVKRPTRNSGNGSNKVTVEMRDSSKPFHCQVCNKQFAYKRSLSAHGLVHSEEKPYKCRTCGTRFKNYQNKLSHEQRMHVEKACFECAVCGKKYSYKESLFTHLKLHSTPFSCQICSKSFARKDHLRQHQRMHSEEKCYKCGICDARYKHNRHKVRHERTHDGPCFECADCGKKFSCKDNLTKHVKVHFGVKPFSCQKCGKKFTRKGSLTQHQRTHTKEKPLKCRICNQKFSHQGEKARHERFHRFECAHCGRKFCYKKSLANHISSKCT
- the LOC135849110 gene encoding zinc finger protein 391-like isoform X2 — its product is MSRQSNDVCNETSLNNFTNARVNNMDLFDGFSEEKSEQSMLGTSSDHVTSNQFQNNILCKIENDSYPSDQENVPTLELKVKQEARTDQRFVKDELLQSAEHVKAEDVYTTDSSMPSVEISIDNPEIKIEVKSEPFTEEVCISGFSVMLDEPAEMIAEDNHFVNSTISPQEISTDLLHSAKANLKQFSIRVDADTCRNVTKNNRYSLTTSSAENSNSRRCSTEDPLEQHFEEVTPLKREYSDEDSQSPNSTIPSSKKSLESRYNAEAQPGYSKDQENADQGRITRSAKQKKHLSTVKRPTRNSGNGSNKVTVEMRDSSKPFHCQVCNKQFAYKRSLSAHGLVHSEEKPYKCRTCGTRFKNYQNKLSHEQRMHVEKACFECAVCGKKYSYKESLFTHLKLHSTPFSCQICSKSFARKDHLRQHQRMHSEEKCYKCGICDARYKHNRHKVRHERTHDGPCFECADCGKKFSCKDNLTKHVKVHFGVKPFSCQKCGKKFTRKGSLTQHQRTHTKEKPLKCRICNQKFSHQGEKARHERFHRFECAHCGRKFCYKKSLANHISSKCT